A single genomic interval of Streptomyces sp. BA2 harbors:
- a CDS encoding LolA family protein: MAPYEPEQNTSETGELRAARRKAARYVVPVAVAGVAAATIGLVPALATSGDPKLPDVTAQELIEKIAASDTEHLSGTVKISTDLGLPSFGGDMAGGFAPGSGSGGDGGGGDGEGSAADPQSKLMELATGTHTLRVAADGPDKQKLSVLDDAAEYSLIHNGDDVWAYDSKSNEAYHSKSAGKAGDSGKDSGKGSGKKDLPKDVPSTPKELAEEALKAVDDTTSVKVDGTAQVAGRDAYRLVIKPKQSGSTVGQITVAVDSKTGTPLKFTLTPAGGGSAVVDAGFTKVDFGKPAASTFDFTPPKGAKVTEGDEAEGEKHGFKDGGKEFKGEEFKGEEGLNGLNVIGKGWNSIAELELPGGQGIPSGGSGDVPPDAQRLLDSLGDKVTGDFGSGTVFKTRLINALITEDGKVYAGAVTKDALVKAANAAK; this comes from the coding sequence ATGGCACCGTACGAACCGGAGCAGAACACCAGCGAGACCGGGGAGCTGCGCGCGGCCCGCCGCAAGGCGGCGCGTTACGTGGTTCCCGTCGCGGTGGCGGGGGTGGCGGCGGCGACCATCGGGCTCGTCCCGGCGCTCGCCACGTCGGGCGACCCCAAGCTGCCCGACGTCACCGCGCAGGAACTCATCGAGAAGATCGCCGCGTCGGACACGGAGCACCTCTCGGGCACCGTGAAGATCAGCACCGACCTCGGTCTTCCGTCCTTCGGCGGCGACATGGCCGGCGGCTTCGCTCCGGGCAGCGGCTCGGGCGGCGATGGCGGCGGCGGGGACGGCGAGGGCTCGGCCGCGGACCCGCAGTCCAAGCTGATGGAGCTGGCCACCGGCACGCACACCCTGCGCGTCGCCGCCGACGGCCCCGACAAGCAGAAGCTGTCCGTCCTGGACGACGCGGCCGAGTACAGCCTGATCCACAACGGCGACGACGTGTGGGCCTACGACAGCAAGTCGAACGAGGCGTACCACTCCAAGTCGGCGGGCAAGGCCGGGGACTCCGGCAAGGATTCCGGCAAGGGTTCCGGCAAGAAGGACCTCCCCAAGGACGTCCCGTCCACGCCCAAGGAGCTGGCCGAGGAAGCACTGAAGGCGGTCGACGACACGACGTCGGTGAAGGTGGACGGCACCGCGCAGGTCGCGGGACGTGACGCCTACCGCCTGGTCATCAAGCCCAAGCAGTCCGGCTCGACGGTCGGCCAGATCACGGTCGCCGTGGACTCCAAGACCGGTACGCCGCTGAAGTTCACGCTCACCCCGGCGGGCGGCGGCAGCGCGGTCGTCGACGCGGGCTTCACCAAGGTCGACTTCGGCAAGCCGGCCGCGTCGACCTTCGACTTCACGCCGCCCAAGGGCGCGAAGGTCACGGAAGGCGACGAGGCCGAGGGCGAGAAGCACGGCTTCAAGGACGGCGGCAAGGAGTTCAAGGGCGAGGAGTTCAAGGGCGAGGAGGGCCTGAACGGTCTGAACGTCATCGGCAAGGGCTGGAACTCCATCGCCGAGCTGGAACTGCCGGGCGGCCAGGGCATCCCGTCGGGCGGCTCCGGCGACGTTCCGCCGGACGCGCAGCGGCTCCTCGACTCGCTCGGCGACAAGGTGACGGGCGACTTCGGCTCGGGCACGGTCTTCAAGACGCGCCTGATCAACGCCCTCATCACCGAGGACGGCAAGGTCTACGCCGGCGCGGTAACGAAGGACGCGCTGGTGAAGGCAGCGAACGCGGCGAAGTAG
- a CDS encoding HAD family hydrolase, which produces MAAPLAYSLIATDLDGTLLRGDDTVSDRSLAVLAATAAAGARHLVVTGRPAPRVKPLLDDLGSGGLAVCGQGAQLYDSGADRMVWSVTLDRELAEAALGKIEAEVGQVYAAVDQDGVDGLTLIEPGYLMPHPTLPAVRVKGRDALWAEPISKVLLRHPELTDDELAAVAREAVGPLATVTMSGPGTVELQPRGVTKATGLALAAERLGMAAEDTIAFGDMPNDVPMFVWAARGVAMANAHPDLKSAADEVTSSNEDDGVAVVLERLFPREARAGSEGR; this is translated from the coding sequence ATGGCTGCACCCCTCGCATATTCACTCATCGCCACTGACCTGGACGGAACGCTGCTGCGCGGTGACGACACCGTCTCCGACCGGTCGTTGGCCGTGCTGGCGGCGACGGCCGCGGCGGGGGCGCGCCACCTGGTCGTGACCGGGCGGCCCGCGCCGCGCGTGAAGCCGCTCCTCGACGATCTGGGAAGCGGAGGCCTCGCCGTCTGTGGGCAGGGCGCGCAGTTGTACGACTCCGGGGCCGACCGCATGGTCTGGTCCGTGACGCTCGACCGCGAGCTTGCCGAGGCCGCGCTCGGGAAGATCGAGGCGGAGGTCGGGCAGGTCTACGCCGCCGTCGACCAGGACGGCGTGGACGGGCTCACCCTCATCGAGCCCGGATATCTGATGCCGCACCCCACCCTGCCCGCCGTGCGCGTGAAGGGGCGGGACGCGCTGTGGGCCGAGCCCATCAGCAAGGTGCTCCTGCGCCATCCCGAGCTGACCGACGACGAGTTGGCCGCCGTCGCGCGCGAGGCCGTCGGGCCCCTCGCCACCGTCACCATGTCCGGTCCCGGCACCGTCGAGCTCCAGCCGCGCGGGGTGACGAAGGCGACCGGGCTCGCCCTCGCCGCCGAGCGGCTCGGGATGGCGGCGGAAGACACCATCGCCTTTGGGGACATGCCCAATGACGTGCCGATGTTCGTGTGGGCGGCCCGCGGTGTCGCCATGGCCAACGCCCACCCCGACCTCAAGTCGGCCGCCGACGAGGTGACTTCGTCCAATGAGGACGATGGCGTGGCCGTCGTGCTCGAGCGGCTGTTCCCGCGCGAGGCCCGCGCGGGGAGTGAAGGCCGCTAG
- a CDS encoding peptide MFS transporter, producing MSRTEPDTEPPAEPPTEPPPGDDHAFFGQPRGLLTLSGLEVWERFSFLGMQAILVLYFADSVANDGMGMDSGTAASVSAAYGTLVYLVSVAGGWLADRILGSYRAVLWGGILIACGHYSMAVPTATMTWVGLGLISAGTGLLKPNVASMVGKLYRTDDDRRDAGFALYYMGINIGAFAGPLITGWLGDHKGWHWGFSAAAIGMTFGLIQYVLGRRHLAGRKAAAEFALPKDAMRRAVVLIVAGVVVFAALAGLLAAVGWLTMDRFVDLLTLISVIAPIVYFVVMFRSPRVTSEERGRLKPYVVLFVASVVFNFILFQAYSTMILLASTNAETAIFGFTFPASWYASALGAFEVALAPVVAAVWARMGHSQPHASNKIAFGVILGGLSFLLMVLPTSGHSDDTYKMAVWWIVGSYLLLGLGDILVETSGMSATTKLAPKAFASQTMALWFLSLALANGIQAQIVKLYGEVSNPAYFGVNGAIAVAAGVAVVLLAPWLRRTMHPVH from the coding sequence TTGTCCCGCACTGAGCCCGACACCGAGCCGCCCGCGGAGCCGCCGACGGAGCCGCCGCCCGGCGACGACCACGCCTTCTTCGGGCAGCCGCGCGGGCTGCTCACCCTGTCGGGTCTCGAGGTCTGGGAGCGCTTCTCGTTCCTCGGCATGCAGGCCATCCTCGTCCTGTACTTCGCGGACTCCGTCGCCAACGACGGAATGGGCATGGATTCCGGAACCGCCGCCTCGGTGTCGGCGGCGTACGGAACGCTCGTCTATCTGGTGTCGGTGGCGGGCGGCTGGCTCGCCGACCGCATCCTCGGCTCGTACCGCGCGGTCCTGTGGGGCGGCATCCTCATCGCCTGCGGCCACTACTCGATGGCCGTGCCGACGGCGACGATGACCTGGGTCGGGCTCGGCCTGATCAGCGCGGGCACCGGCCTCCTCAAGCCGAACGTCGCCTCGATGGTCGGCAAGCTCTACCGCACCGACGACGACCGGCGCGACGCGGGCTTCGCGCTGTACTACATGGGCATCAACATCGGCGCCTTCGCGGGACCGCTGATCACCGGCTGGCTCGGCGACCACAAGGGCTGGCACTGGGGCTTCTCGGCGGCCGCGATCGGCATGACCTTCGGTCTGATCCAGTACGTCCTCGGCCGCCGTCACCTCGCCGGACGCAAGGCGGCGGCCGAGTTCGCGCTGCCCAAGGACGCGATGCGCCGCGCGGTCGTCCTGATCGTCGCGGGCGTCGTCGTGTTCGCCGCCCTCGCGGGTCTGCTCGCCGCCGTCGGCTGGCTGACGATGGACCGCTTCGTCGACCTGCTCACCCTGATCTCGGTGATCGCGCCGATCGTCTACTTCGTGGTGATGTTCCGCAGCCCACGGGTGACGTCCGAGGAACGCGGCCGCCTCAAGCCGTACGTGGTGCTCTTCGTCGCCTCGGTCGTCTTCAACTTCATCCTCTTCCAGGCGTACTCGACGATGATCCTGCTGGCGTCGACGAACGCCGAGACCGCGATCTTCGGCTTCACGTTCCCCGCGAGCTGGTACGCCTCCGCGCTCGGGGCGTTCGAGGTCGCGCTCGCCCCCGTCGTCGCCGCGGTCTGGGCCCGGATGGGCCACAGCCAGCCGCACGCCTCCAACAAGATCGCGTTCGGCGTGATCCTGGGCGGCCTGTCGTTCCTCCTGATGGTCCTGCCGACCTCGGGGCACAGCGACGACACGTACAAGATGGCGGTCTGGTGGATCGTCGGCTCGTACCTGCTGCTCGGTCTCGGCGACATCCTCGTGGAGACCTCGGGCATGTCGGCCACGACGAAGCTCGCTCCCAAGGCGTTCGCCAGTCAGACCATGGCCCTCTGGTTCCTCTCGCTCGCCCTCGCCAACGGCATCCAGGCGCAGATCGTGAAGCTCTACGGAGAGGTCTCCAACCCGGCGTACTTCGGCGTGAACGGCGCGATCGCGGTGGCCGCCGGTGTGGCCGTCGTCCTGCTCGCCCCGTGGCTCCGCCGCACCATGCACCCCGTCCACTGA
- a CDS encoding carboxylate--amine ligase, whose protein sequence is MGNDSVPFAVDREVPGLIVKFGSYPLHHGGVGAIRSLGRLGVPMYAITEDRYTPAAASRHLTGAFPWPTTGAEEPERLVDGMLRVARRIGRPTVLIPTDEEAAVLIAEHQEPLSGAGFLFPRVEPELPRRLASKQGLHELCVEHGIASPATSFPESYGDIVKFAAAAAFPVVAKNREAFTRRSRPAVNGTTRIETLEGLLGLARDWGERPGVILQEYLPREQAEDWIVHAYFDADSEPRALFTGVKVRSWPPHAGMTANAYVVDNPELADLAARFIKQIGFTGVIDLDLRFDRRDGQYKLLDFNPRMGAQFRLFESESGIDVVRAMHLHLTGRPVPEGEQRAGHRYIVENIDLPALLAYRRSGYTTPHAPPHASGTELAWLAADDMKPFFTMLARFVRPGAKHLYQLWRTNKHGSTTS, encoded by the coding sequence ATGGGGAATGACAGCGTGCCCTTCGCGGTGGACCGTGAGGTGCCCGGCCTGATCGTGAAGTTCGGCAGTTATCCGTTGCACCACGGCGGTGTGGGAGCGATCCGCAGCCTCGGGCGGCTCGGCGTGCCCATGTACGCGATCACGGAGGACCGTTACACACCGGCCGCGGCCTCCCGCCATCTCACCGGCGCCTTTCCCTGGCCGACCACCGGGGCGGAGGAACCGGAGCGGCTCGTCGACGGGATGCTGCGCGTCGCGCGCCGCATCGGCAGGCCCACGGTCCTGATCCCGACCGACGAGGAAGCGGCCGTCCTCATCGCCGAGCACCAGGAGCCGCTGAGCGGGGCGGGGTTCCTCTTCCCCCGCGTGGAGCCGGAGTTACCCCGCCGCCTCGCCAGCAAGCAGGGCCTGCACGAGCTGTGCGTCGAGCACGGCATCGCCTCGCCTGCCACGTCCTTCCCCGAAAGTTACGGGGACATAGTGAAGTTCGCCGCCGCGGCGGCATTCCCGGTGGTCGCCAAGAACCGCGAGGCGTTCACGCGCCGCTCCCGGCCCGCGGTGAACGGGACGACGCGCATAGAGACCCTTGAGGGCCTGCTAGGCCTCGCCCGTGACTGGGGCGAGCGGCCCGGCGTGATACTCCAGGAGTATCTGCCGCGGGAGCAGGCCGAGGACTGGATCGTGCACGCGTACTTCGACGCGGATTCGGAGCCGCGCGCGCTGTTCACGGGCGTCAAGGTGCGCTCCTGGCCGCCGCACGCGGGAATGACGGCGAATGCGTACGTCGTCGACAATCCGGAACTCGCGGACCTCGCCGCACGTTTCATCAAACAGATCGGCTTCACCGGCGTCATCGACCTCGACCTCCGCTTCGACCGGCGCGACGGTCAGTACAAACTGCTCGACTTCAACCCCCGCATGGGCGCGCAGTTCCGGCTCTTCGAGAGCGAGTCCGGGATCGACGTCGTCCGCGCGATGCACCTGCACCTGACTGGCCGCCCGGTTCCCGAGGGGGAACAGCGCGCCGGCCATCGGTACATCGTGGAGAACATCGACCTGCCCGCTCTCCTCGCCTACCGCCGCAGTGGTTACACGACGCCGCACGCGCCCCCGCACGCGAGCGGCACGGAACTGGCGTGGCTCGCGGCGGACGACATGAAGCCGTTCTTCACGATGCTCGCGCGGTTCGTGCGGCCGGGGGCGAAGCATCTGTATCAGCTGTGGCGGACCAACAAACACGGCAGTACGACGAGTTGA
- a CDS encoding CHRD domain-containing protein: MTGTLGTLGTLGTLGTLGSAVVVAVAGVAGVAVVATPAAAHGGSDTGGAIFAASMNGANEVPTQGGPAVGDKDGRALEFVKVEGDKVSVTVKWSGTGKPTALHIHQGAKGTNGGVKVDFTELLGKSKGHRVSGSVKVHDAALLKQLKTDPGSFYANLHTTQFPGGAVRGQLHKVTTDFDFRDAAASFQAPVLQGEQIYECKKADDGSGKFAFAQRDVRARLGAGIAHDFVAPNSGTPRWTAPDRSQVTGKLISRTPNGDKNIPELDLAATQTGKPRGLLAGTAETLRLNTEGGVAPAGSCKPGAIAKVPYKADYVFVQR, encoded by the coding sequence ATGACAGGCACTCTGGGCACTTTGGGCACCCTGGGCACATTGGGCACTTTGGGCTCCGCCGTCGTGGTCGCCGTGGCGGGCGTGGCGGGCGTGGCGGTCGTGGCGACGCCCGCAGCCGCGCACGGCGGCAGTGACACCGGCGGGGCGATCTTCGCGGCGAGCATGAACGGCGCGAACGAGGTGCCGACGCAGGGCGGCCCCGCGGTCGGCGACAAGGACGGCCGGGCGCTCGAATTCGTCAAGGTCGAGGGCGACAAGGTGTCGGTCACCGTCAAGTGGAGCGGCACAGGCAAGCCGACCGCCCTCCACATCCACCAGGGCGCCAAGGGCACCAACGGCGGCGTCAAGGTCGACTTCACCGAGCTGCTCGGCAAGAGCAAGGGGCATCGCGTCAGCGGCTCGGTCAAGGTCCACGACGCGGCACTGCTCAAGCAGTTGAAGACGGACCCGGGCAGCTTCTACGCCAATCTGCACACCACCCAGTTCCCCGGCGGCGCGGTCCGCGGCCAGCTCCACAAGGTGACCACGGACTTCGACTTCCGTGACGCGGCGGCCAGTTTCCAGGCGCCCGTGCTCCAGGGCGAGCAGATCTACGAGTGCAAGAAGGCCGATGACGGCTCCGGCAAGTTCGCCTTCGCCCAGCGTGACGTGCGGGCGAGGCTCGGCGCCGGCATCGCGCACGACTTCGTCGCCCCCAACTCGGGCACCCCGCGCTGGACCGCCCCCGACCGCAGCCAGGTCACCGGCAAGCTGATCTCCAGGACCCCGAACGGCGACAAGAACATCCCCGAACTCGACCTGGCCGCAACGCAGACCGGAAAGCCGCGCGGGCTGCTCGCGGGCACCGCGGAGACCCTGCGCCTGAACACCGAGGGCGGGGTCGCACCGGCGGGTTCCTGCAAGCCGGGCGCCATCGCGAAGGTGCCGTACAAGGCGGATTACGTGTTCGTGCAGCGCTGA
- a CDS encoding CocE/NonD family hydrolase — translation MQIRTSFPYETTHEDVQVPLQDGTKLYARIWRPVTDEPVPALLEYLPYRLSDWTAPRDWQRHPWYAGHGYASVRVDVRGHGNSEGMPGDEYDAVELADGVEVVNWLAAQPWCSGKVGMFGISWGGFNSLQIAALAPEPLKAVITVCSADDRYDNDVHYMGGSVLAVDMHAWAATMLAFVSRPPDPLFVGDRWRQMWENRLEAVDPFIHTWLDHQTRDAYWQHGSVCEDYSAISAAVLAVGGFHDPYRDTVLRLVEHLPGDVRGLIGPWSHQYPDRGLPPGPAIGFLQETLRWWDHHLKGIDTGIMAEPKLRSWISDSHPPATVYAELPGGWVGDPSWPSPNVTPTSYALQGTPMVVNSPQHTGLDAGRYFPFGNDADLPPDQRDEDAKSACFEFEVPSAVRILGRPKVTLRLKMDVPAGQAIARVCDVAPDGSSTLVTRGVLNLSARNGRDRVTPWPVGETEEVAFELNAIGHTFPPGHRIRLAVSSAYWPWIWPQADSAGFVLDPAGSALELPVREGDLDPSISFAAPEQSEPLEVVHPATLDEPRPERLVVRDVAKGEWRLEVDPRYGGTRVYPDGLEFTEDAVETYTINESDPLSARTRSDWTIRLHRPELAWDVSIKSRSEITCDATDFITSNEVVCKDGDEVVFHRTWEKRIPRTAG, via the coding sequence ATGCAGATTCGCACTTCCTTCCCGTACGAGACCACCCACGAGGACGTCCAGGTACCCCTCCAGGACGGGACCAAGCTGTACGCGCGCATCTGGCGCCCGGTGACGGACGAACCCGTCCCCGCGCTCCTGGAGTACCTCCCCTACCGCCTGAGTGACTGGACGGCGCCGCGCGACTGGCAGCGCCACCCCTGGTACGCGGGCCACGGCTACGCCTCCGTGCGCGTGGACGTGCGGGGCCACGGCAACTCGGAGGGCATGCCCGGCGACGAGTACGACGCCGTGGAGCTTGCCGACGGGGTCGAGGTCGTCAACTGGCTCGCCGCGCAGCCCTGGTGCTCCGGCAAGGTCGGCATGTTCGGCATCTCCTGGGGCGGCTTCAACTCCCTCCAGATCGCGGCCCTCGCGCCCGAGCCGCTCAAGGCGGTCATCACGGTCTGCTCCGCGGACGACCGCTATGACAACGACGTGCACTACATGGGTGGTTCCGTCCTGGCCGTGGACATGCACGCGTGGGCGGCGACGATGCTCGCCTTCGTCTCCCGCCCCCCGGACCCGCTGTTCGTCGGCGACCGCTGGCGTCAGATGTGGGAGAACCGCCTCGAAGCGGTCGATCCCTTCATCCACACCTGGCTGGACCACCAGACCCGTGACGCCTACTGGCAGCACGGCAGCGTCTGCGAGGACTACTCGGCGATCAGCGCGGCGGTGCTCGCGGTGGGCGGCTTCCACGACCCCTACCGGGACACGGTCCTGCGCCTGGTCGAGCATCTGCCGGGGGACGTACGGGGGTTGATCGGGCCGTGGTCGCACCAGTACCCGGACCGGGGTCTGCCGCCGGGCCCGGCGATCGGCTTCCTCCAGGAGACGCTGAGGTGGTGGGACCACCACCTCAAGGGCATCGACACGGGCATCATGGCGGAGCCGAAGCTCCGCTCCTGGATCAGCGACTCGCACCCGCCGGCGACGGTGTACGCGGAGCTGCCGGGCGGCTGGGTCGGTGACCCGTCCTGGCCGTCCCCGAACGTCACCCCGACCTCGTACGCCCTCCAGGGCACGCCCATGGTGGTCAACTCCCCCCAGCACACGGGCCTGGACGCGGGCCGCTACTTCCCCTTCGGCAACGACGCGGACCTGCCGCCGGACCAGCGGGACGAGGACGCGAAGTCGGCGTGCTTCGAGTTCGAGGTCCCCTCGGCCGTACGCATCCTGGGCCGCCCCAAGGTGACGCTGCGCCTGAAGATGGACGTCCCGGCCGGCCAGGCGATCGCGCGGGTGTGCGACGTGGCCCCGGACGGTTCGTCGACCCTGGTGACGAGGGGCGTACTGAACCTCTCCGCCCGCAACGGCCGTGACCGTGTGACTCCGTGGCCGGTGGGTGAGACGGAGGAAGTGGCCTTCGAACTGAACGCGATCGGCCACACGTTCCCGCCGGGACACCGGATCAGGCTCGCGGTGTCGTCGGCGTACTGGCCGTGGATCTGGCCGCAGGCCGACTCGGCGGGCTTCGTCCTCGACCCGGCGGGCAGCGCGCTGGAACTCCCGGTGCGGGAGGGTGACTTGGACCCCTCCATCTCCTTCGCCGCTCCCGAGCAGTCGGAGCCGCTGGAGGTGGTCCACCCGGCGACGCTCGACGAGCCGCGCCCCGAGCGCCTGGTCGTACGCGATGTGGCGAAGGGCGAGTGGCGCCTGGAGGTGGACCCGCGCTACGGCGGTACGCGCGTCTACCCGGACGGCCTCGAATTCACCGAGGACGCGGTGGAGACGTACACGATCAACGAGTCCGACCCCCTCAGCGCCCGCACCCGCTCCGACTGGACGATCCGCCTGCACCGGCCGGAACTGGCGTGGGACGTGTCGATCAAGTCCCGCTCCGAGATCACGTGCGACGCGACGGACTTCATCACCTCGAACGAAGTGGTGTGCAAGGACGGCGACGAGGTGGTGTTCCACAGGACGTGGGAGAAGCGCATCCCGAGGACGGCGGGCTAG
- a CDS encoding polyprenyl synthetase family protein — protein MTVVGPFGLSVRDQALEADVQAGLAAVEEGLLDATKSGVPFITEAAQHLVRAGGKRFRPLLVMLASQFGDRYAPGVVPSAVVVELTHLATLYHDDVMDEADVRRGVESANQRWGNSVAVLTGDFLFARASYILADLGPDAVRIQAEAFERLVTGQILETAGPSEGRDPVDHYLDVLGGKTGSLVAVACRFGAMMSGADETVVDVLTQYGERLGVAFQLADDVLDIASDSHESGKTPGTDLREGIPTLPVLRLRERVEKLGLPEDIALCELLDSDLTDDARHAEALARLRVHPALEQARKDTVRYAEEARDTLAPLRDCDAKAALVELCDLVVHRAG, from the coding sequence GTGACCGTCGTCGGGCCCTTCGGCCTCAGCGTGCGGGACCAGGCTCTCGAAGCCGATGTCCAGGCCGGATTGGCGGCCGTCGAGGAAGGTCTGCTCGACGCCACCAAAAGCGGGGTCCCCTTCATCACGGAGGCCGCGCAGCATCTGGTGCGCGCGGGCGGCAAGCGGTTCAGGCCGCTCCTCGTGATGCTCGCCTCGCAGTTCGGCGATCGGTACGCGCCGGGCGTCGTGCCCTCCGCCGTCGTCGTCGAGCTCACGCACCTCGCGACGCTCTACCACGACGACGTGATGGACGAGGCGGACGTGCGCCGCGGGGTCGAGAGCGCCAACCAGCGCTGGGGCAACTCCGTCGCCGTCCTCACGGGTGACTTCCTGTTCGCCCGCGCCTCGTACATCCTGGCCGACCTCGGCCCGGACGCCGTCCGCATCCAGGCGGAGGCGTTCGAACGCCTGGTCACCGGCCAGATCCTGGAGACGGCTGGGCCGAGCGAGGGCCGCGACCCGGTCGACCACTACCTCGACGTGCTCGGCGGCAAGACCGGCTCGCTCGTCGCCGTGGCGTGTCGTTTCGGCGCCATGATGTCGGGCGCCGACGAGACCGTCGTGGACGTCCTGACCCAGTACGGCGAGCGGCTCGGCGTCGCCTTCCAGCTCGCCGACGACGTACTGGACATCGCCTCCGACTCGCACGAGTCGGGCAAGACCCCCGGCACCGATCTGCGCGAGGGCATTCCCACCCTTCCGGTCCTGCGCCTGCGTGAGCGGGTGGAGAAGCTCGGGCTCCCCGAGGACATCGCCCTGTGCGAGCTCCTGGACTCCGACCTGACGGACGACGCGCGGCACGCGGAGGCGCTGGCGCGACTGCGGGTCCACCCGGCTCTTGAGCAGGCGCGCAAGGACACCGTGCGGTACGCGGAGGAGGCGCGGGACACGCTCGCGCCGCTGCGGGACTGCGACGCGAAGGCGGCGCTCGTCGAGCTCTGCGATCTGGTGGTGCACCGGGCGGGCTGA
- a CDS encoding FAD-dependent oxidoreductase gives MIHPVAVIGAGPFGLSTAAHLRARGIPVRVFGDPMVSWRANMPAGMLLKSTPVASNIDAPQRGHNLVDYCDAAGIPRLVTDEDIIPIETFVAYGEWFKEKLVPDLEQVRVVSIDRRGTAGFDLKLDSGEQFTARAVVVATGLSGLAQLPPALAAAAPDGPTPTGPVSHSSQHSDLSRFAGRELIVVGAGQSALETAALAAEAGANVRVVARGKGSVAFGAPPWEQPKLRPESPFGRAWSLYAISYYPHPYRYLPPQARHFLVRRILGPLGAWWLRDRFEGKVETHEVRRLISADVRDGGPVLRLETLGGRIRDLSADHVIAATGYRVDIAAMDFLGPALRARLAVSRGTPKLGPGYVSSVPGLYFTGLPAAASYGPVMRFVCGTEFASPRLAGHLGRAYG, from the coding sequence GTGATCCATCCAGTAGCAGTCATCGGAGCGGGGCCGTTCGGCCTGTCCACCGCGGCCCATCTGCGGGCCCGGGGCATTCCGGTGCGGGTCTTCGGCGACCCGATGGTGAGTTGGCGCGCGAACATGCCCGCGGGCATGCTCCTGAAATCGACCCCCGTGGCCTCGAACATCGACGCGCCGCAGCGCGGCCACAACCTCGTCGACTACTGCGACGCGGCGGGCATACCGCGTCTCGTCACCGACGAGGACATCATCCCGATCGAGACCTTCGTCGCCTATGGGGAGTGGTTCAAGGAGAAGCTCGTGCCCGACCTGGAGCAGGTGCGGGTGGTGTCGATCGACCGCAGGGGCACGGCGGGCTTCGACCTGAAGCTCGACTCCGGCGAGCAGTTCACCGCCCGCGCGGTGGTGGTCGCGACCGGCCTCTCGGGCCTCGCACAGCTGCCGCCAGCGCTCGCCGCCGCGGCACCGGACGGGCCGACCCCCACAGGGCCCGTCTCGCACAGCTCGCAGCACAGTGACCTGTCGCGGTTCGCGGGGCGTGAGCTGATCGTGGTCGGCGCGGGTCAGTCGGCCCTGGAGACGGCCGCGCTCGCCGCCGAAGCGGGCGCGAACGTACGGGTGGTGGCGCGCGGCAAGGGATCGGTGGCCTTCGGGGCGCCTCCGTGGGAGCAGCCGAAGCTGCGCCCCGAGTCGCCCTTCGGCCGCGCCTGGTCGCTGTACGCGATCAGCTACTACCCCCACCCCTACCGCTATCTGCCCCCGCAGGCCCGCCACTTCCTGGTCCGCCGCATCCTCGGCCCCCTGGGCGCGTGGTGGCTGCGCGACCGCTTCGAGGGCAAGGTCGAGACGCACGAGGTCCGCCGCCTCATATCGGCGGACGTCCGGGACGGCGGCCCCGTCCTGCGCCTTGAGACCCTGGGCGGCCGCATCCGGGATCTCTCCGCCGATCACGTCATAGCGGCGACGGGCTACCGCGTGGACATCGCCGCGATGGACTTCCTGGGCCCGGCCCTCCGCGCCCGCCTGGCGGTGAGCCGAGGCACACCGAAGCTGGGCCCGGGCTATGTCTCATCGGTTCCGGGCCTCTACTTCACGGGCCTTCCCGCGGCAGCGTCGTACGGCCCGGTGATGCGTTTCGTGTGCGGCACGGAGTTCGCCTCGCCGCGCTTGGCGGGGCATCTGGGGCGGGCGTACGGCTGA